A part of Halobacillus shinanisalinarum genomic DNA contains:
- a CDS encoding glucose-1-phosphate adenylyltransferase, which yields MKGKECVAMLLAGGQGTRLKSLTRKIAKPAVYFGGKYRIIDFPLSNCTNSGIDTVGVLTQYEPLILNNYIGIGSSWDLDRKHGGVSVLPPYMQSEGGGWYTGTANAIYRNIDFLNQYNPEHVLILSGDHIYKMDYGEMLDYHRGSGADATISVIEVPWGEASRFGIMNTDGQGRITEFDEKPEYPMSNLASMGVYIFRWEVLKRYLMEDEEKSHSSHDFGKDIIPKLLADRKRLMAYTFEGYWKDVGTVESLWEANMDLLKKQPELNLNDHTWRIYSKNPNQPAQYISPAALVRGALINEGCRIYGTIDMSIIFYGVHVNEGATVKDSVVMPNVKIGKNVNINRAIIAEGSVIEDNAVIGDPSPDSEITLVADEGSVMATSYAANN from the coding sequence ATGAAAGGTAAAGAATGTGTGGCAATGCTATTAGCTGGTGGTCAAGGAACGAGGTTGAAATCACTAACGAGGAAAATCGCGAAGCCAGCTGTTTACTTCGGCGGTAAATATCGAATCATTGATTTCCCCTTAAGTAATTGCACGAATTCTGGAATCGATACCGTCGGTGTGTTAACCCAATATGAGCCGCTTATATTAAATAATTATATCGGAATTGGTTCTTCGTGGGATTTAGATCGTAAACATGGGGGTGTGTCTGTACTCCCTCCGTATATGCAATCAGAAGGCGGAGGCTGGTACACAGGAACAGCCAATGCAATCTATAGGAACATAGATTTTTTAAATCAATACAATCCTGAACACGTGCTGATTCTATCAGGGGATCATATATATAAAATGGATTACGGTGAGATGCTGGATTACCATCGAGGAAGTGGAGCAGATGCGACGATATCGGTTATTGAAGTACCTTGGGGGGAAGCGAGTCGATTCGGAATAATGAATACAGATGGCCAAGGGCGAATTACCGAATTTGACGAGAAACCGGAATATCCGATGAGCAATCTTGCTTCAATGGGTGTTTACATTTTTCGTTGGGAGGTTTTGAAACGCTATTTAATGGAGGACGAAGAGAAGAGTCACTCCTCTCATGACTTTGGAAAAGATATTATACCTAAACTGCTTGCTGATCGGAAAAGGTTGATGGCCTACACGTTTGAAGGTTACTGGAAGGATGTTGGAACGGTCGAAAGCTTGTGGGAAGCGAATATGGATTTGCTTAAAAAACAACCTGAACTGAATTTGAACGATCATACGTGGCGCATCTATTCGAAGAACCCAAACCAGCCGGCTCAATACATTTCCCCCGCAGCCTTGGTTCGAGGGGCTTTGATCAATGAAGGCTGCCGGATTTACGGCACGATTGACATGTCGATTATCTTTTATGGTGTACACGTAAATGAGGGGGCGACTGTTAAAGACTCAGTCGTTATGCCTAATGTAAAAATCGGTAAAAATGTAAATATTAACCGGGCCATTATTGCTGAGGGAAGTGTGATTGAGGACAATGCTGTGATCGGTGACCCCTCACCAGACAGTGAGATCACTTTAGTGGCAGATGAAGGGAGTGTCATGGCGACAAGTTATGCAGCAAATAACTAA
- a CDS encoding LLM class flavin-dependent oxidoreductase, with protein sequence MSEETKSKQVNTIPFSVLDLAPITVKHTATDAFKNTVDLAQHVEKWGYNRYWMAEHHNMPFIASSATSVIIGHVAAHTSTIRIGSGGVMLPNHAPLVIAEQFGTLESLFPGRVDLGLGRAPGTDPITIRALRRDSRSDGNDFPQQLAELRGYFDPDLRSEKNHVRAVPGEGLDIPIWLLGSSGFSAQLSGQLGLPFSFASHFSPNNTIAALDLYRRNFKPSKTLEAPHAMLGVNVVAADTDEEAEYLATTLQQQFLNIIRNRETPLQPPVENMDEIWTEHEKAALQQQLGASIIGSKQTVKHKLQAFIEETQADELMITSQIYDHKKRLRSYEIVAEIKAEG encoded by the coding sequence ATGTCTGAAGAAACAAAATCCAAACAGGTGAATACGATCCCATTCTCAGTACTTGACCTTGCTCCAATCACCGTCAAACATACAGCAACAGATGCCTTTAAAAACACGGTTGACCTCGCTCAGCATGTGGAAAAATGGGGCTATAACAGATATTGGATGGCTGAGCATCATAACATGCCATTTATCGCCAGTTCAGCAACTTCCGTTATTATTGGACATGTTGCCGCCCATACATCAACCATAAGGATTGGTTCAGGCGGTGTGATGCTGCCAAATCATGCGCCACTCGTCATTGCTGAACAGTTCGGAACACTGGAATCACTTTTTCCAGGAAGAGTTGACCTTGGTTTAGGACGTGCGCCAGGGACTGATCCCATCACAATCAGAGCACTAAGAAGAGATTCAAGAAGTGATGGCAATGATTTTCCGCAGCAGCTCGCTGAACTGCGTGGTTATTTTGACCCTGATTTACGTTCGGAAAAAAACCATGTCAGAGCCGTTCCAGGGGAAGGTTTGGATATCCCGATTTGGCTGTTAGGTTCAAGTGGATTCAGCGCCCAGCTTTCTGGCCAACTCGGACTGCCATTCTCATTCGCCAGCCATTTCTCACCGAACAATACAATAGCTGCTCTCGATTTATATCGGCGCAACTTCAAACCGTCAAAAACGCTTGAAGCTCCACATGCGATGTTAGGCGTCAATGTTGTTGCAGCAGACACAGATGAGGAGGCGGAGTACTTGGCCACGACCTTACAACAACAATTTCTGAACATCATCCGAAATCGAGAAACACCCCTGCAGCCGCCGGTTGAAAATATGGATGAGATATGGACAGAACATGAGAAAGCAGCTTTGCAGCAACAGTTAGGGGCTTCCATAATCGGAAGTAAGCAAACGGTGAAACATAAGCTGCAGGCTTTTATTGAGGAGACACAAGCAGATGAGCTAATGATTACCTCACAAATTTATGACCATAAGAAACGTCTGCGCTCTTATGAAATCGTAGCTGAGATTAAAGCGGAGGGATAA
- a CDS encoding YrhK family protein has product MPTRKEQTANAQTNSKQDYVDIKMGDHDLFVKKGYDMMYTINDFLLGMWFLIGSVFFYFESLKEWGVTLFVLGSVQMLIRPTIRLFHRFQLRKHYENEYDRKQ; this is encoded by the coding sequence ATGCCAACGCGTAAGGAACAAACGGCTAATGCGCAAACGAATAGCAAACAAGATTACGTAGATATAAAGATGGGTGACCATGACCTTTTTGTTAAAAAAGGCTATGACATGATGTACACCATTAATGATTTTTTACTAGGAATGTGGTTTCTGATCGGAAGTGTTTTCTTTTATTTCGAATCGTTAAAAGAATGGGGCGTAACGTTATTTGTCTTAGGAAGTGTGCAGATGTTAATACGTCCGACGATTCGTTTATTTCATCGCTTTCAGCTAAGAAAGCATTATGAAAACGAGTATGACCGAAAGCAGTAG
- the glgB gene encoding 1,4-alpha-glucan branching protein GlgB: protein MVDETAIDHDIYLFHQGNLRYSYQLLGAHVVTVDGKPGVRFMVWAPNAEQVSVVGIFNKWDGRQHQMEKLNVNGLWCVFIPELEKGTIYKYEVLTAHGHLQLKADPYAFSSELRPATASVVYSLDGYVWQDDQWMKRREGMNLYESPMSIYELHLGSWKNIEEEIFYNYRDYAEMVIPYVKDLGYTHIELLPLTEHPFDRSWGYQATGYYAVTARYGTPDDFRYFVDQCHEHSIGVILDWVPGHFCKDQHGLRRFDGEALYEYANPKKAEKTQWGTLTFDFARNEVQSFLISNAIYWLKEFHLDGLRVDAVASMLYLDFGKEDGEWELNEYGGRENLEAVDFIKRLNEAIYEEVPNVLMMAEESTSWPLVSAPTYIGGLGFNYKWNMGWMNDMLRYMEMEPVHRKYHHNLITFSLHYAYSENFVLPISHDEVVHGKKSLLNKMPGDYWQKFANLRAFLAYMYAHPGKKLLFMGGEFGQFHEWKDMDELDWELLDYDSHRAILNFMKQLHQLYRDMPALWELDHDQEGFFWIDPHNFEQSILSFVRNSRSTNDQLVVVCNFTPEVYHGYKVGVPKSGTYKEIFTSDAVHFGGSGQSNGLTLKAITEPWQGQDQHIEMTIPPLAVSFLKCTSKVKGEDYER from the coding sequence GTGGTAGACGAGACAGCAATTGATCACGATATTTATTTGTTCCACCAAGGAAATCTCCGCTATAGCTATCAGCTCCTCGGTGCACATGTGGTAACAGTGGATGGGAAACCCGGGGTTCGTTTTATGGTATGGGCTCCGAACGCTGAGCAAGTAAGTGTCGTAGGAATATTTAATAAGTGGGATGGCAGACAACATCAGATGGAGAAGTTGAATGTGAACGGCTTGTGGTGTGTGTTCATTCCTGAACTAGAGAAAGGCACCATTTATAAGTATGAGGTTTTGACGGCACATGGGCATTTGCAGTTAAAGGCTGATCCCTATGCGTTCTCAAGCGAGCTTCGCCCCGCTACAGCCTCGGTAGTGTATTCGCTAGATGGTTACGTCTGGCAGGATGATCAGTGGATGAAGCGGCGAGAAGGGATGAATCTATATGAATCACCCATGTCTATCTATGAACTGCATTTAGGTTCTTGGAAAAATATTGAGGAGGAAATTTTTTATAACTATCGCGATTACGCGGAGATGGTCATTCCCTATGTAAAGGATCTTGGCTATACACATATTGAGCTGCTGCCGTTAACGGAGCATCCGTTTGACCGCTCCTGGGGGTACCAGGCTACTGGCTATTACGCGGTCACAGCTAGGTACGGGACACCTGATGATTTTCGTTATTTCGTTGACCAATGTCATGAGCACAGCATTGGGGTGATTCTTGACTGGGTGCCCGGTCATTTTTGTAAGGATCAACATGGACTTAGACGCTTTGATGGAGAGGCGCTCTATGAATATGCCAATCCTAAGAAGGCGGAGAAAACGCAATGGGGAACGCTGACTTTTGATTTTGCTAGGAACGAGGTTCAGAGTTTTCTAATCTCTAATGCAATTTATTGGTTAAAAGAATTCCACTTGGATGGACTGAGAGTCGATGCTGTCGCCAGTATGTTGTATTTGGACTTTGGCAAAGAAGATGGGGAATGGGAGTTGAATGAATATGGAGGAAGAGAGAATCTTGAGGCGGTTGATTTTATTAAAAGATTGAATGAAGCGATCTATGAAGAGGTGCCAAATGTGCTAATGATGGCCGAAGAATCAACATCGTGGCCGCTTGTGAGTGCACCTACATACATAGGAGGACTCGGATTTAATTATAAATGGAATATGGGCTGGATGAATGACATGCTTCGTTATATGGAGATGGAGCCGGTTCACCGCAAATACCATCATAACTTGATTACATTCTCGCTCCATTATGCTTATTCAGAGAACTTTGTGCTGCCGATTTCTCATGATGAAGTCGTTCACGGGAAAAAGTCATTGTTAAATAAAATGCCGGGTGATTATTGGCAAAAGTTTGCTAACCTCCGTGCGTTTTTAGCGTATATGTATGCACATCCCGGAAAGAAACTGTTATTTATGGGGGGTGAATTCGGGCAGTTCCATGAATGGAAGGATATGGATGAATTGGACTGGGAATTGTTGGATTATGATTCTCATAGGGCCATTTTGAACTTTATGAAACAGCTTCATCAGTTATATCGAGATATGCCCGCACTATGGGAACTTGATCATGATCAAGAAGGCTTTTTTTGGATTGATCCGCATAATTTCGAGCAAAGTATTCTTTCTTTTGTACGAAATAGCCGTTCTACCAATGATCAGCTTGTAGTTGTCTGTAATTTCACTCCTGAGGTGTATCATGGCTACAAGGTTGGTGTGCCGAAAAGCGGTACGTATAAAGAAATCTTTACAAGTGACGCGGTCCATTTTGGCGGCTCAGGGCAATCGAATGGCCTTACATTAAAAGCAATCACCGAGCCCTGGCAAGGTCAGGATCAACATATCGAAATGACGATCCCGCCACTCGCCGTAAGCTTTTTGAAATGTACATCGAAAGTAAAGGGGGAGGACTATGAAAGGTAA
- a CDS encoding 3-ketoacyl-ACP reductase yields MQSLQGKTALITGAGRGIGRATAIALAKEGVHVGLVGLTEANLEKVSAELESVGINISVASADVSDIESVNQAVKQVKSDLGSIDILINNAGIGKYGGFMDLNPEEWEKVIQVNLMGTYYVSRAVLPGMIEQKSGDIVNISSTSGLRGTANSSAYSASKFGILGLSESLMQEVRKHNIRVNAITPSRVATNFTGQYQADEETDHLMQPEDLAEYIISQLKLNPRTFVKSASLWATNPF; encoded by the coding sequence ATGCAATCACTACAAGGTAAAACTGCGTTAATCACCGGAGCCGGCCGTGGAATCGGCCGAGCCACCGCGATCGCTTTAGCAAAAGAAGGGGTTCATGTTGGGTTAGTCGGTTTAACCGAAGCCAATTTAGAGAAAGTTTCAGCAGAACTCGAGAGCGTTGGTATAAACATATCGGTAGCTTCAGCAGATGTGTCTGATATCGAATCCGTCAATCAAGCTGTTAAACAAGTGAAAAGCGACCTAGGTTCCATCGATATCCTGATTAACAATGCCGGAATCGGGAAATATGGCGGGTTTATGGATTTAAATCCTGAAGAATGGGAAAAAGTGATCCAGGTTAACTTAATGGGGACCTATTATGTCTCTAGAGCCGTCTTGCCAGGGATGATAGAACAGAAGAGCGGTGATATTGTTAACATTTCTTCCACCTCAGGGCTAAGAGGAACGGCTAACTCAAGTGCCTATAGTGCATCAAAGTTTGGCATTCTTGGCCTATCTGAATCCTTAATGCAAGAAGTAAGGAAGCACAACATCCGCGTGAATGCAATCACACCAAGCCGGGTAGCCACAAACTTTACTGGACAATATCAAGCAGATGAAGAAACAGACCATTTGATGCAGCCGGAGGATTTAGCTGAATATATTATTTCCCAGCTTAAACTTAATCCCCGAACGTTTGTTAAGTCTGCCAGCCTATGGGCAACAAATCCTTTTTAA